Proteins found in one Deltaproteobacteria bacterium genomic segment:
- a CDS encoding AgmX/PglI C-terminal domain-containing protein — protein MSSQHSRPIYYLENNQGQAVRAIEWEEEKLHFIFRHDTQRVEAIYDLGPLVEENISFTLLETLDKQRFSLNKRYPLSFMNNHISLVAESKNILRNVDLPKDDPDHFIEILKKTSGIMVFLVAFLLIGSILIPNINDHKKNADPLPLQTVTVIDRKLVPPSLLVKPLAIKPSALVQQAPKRIILPRKFSRSHLQKKQIKPIAITQLGALGALGQLKKSPQRGGLSLNHFKTSKGIGRGEGLEGSGGIQTSHYAKGMFSAPLGTGKNIYGGGGYGSKGKGGGASGYGKMALVGSSSSSTAFIESIDSEAWSQGGLDKNAIAAVIQRHLSEVRFCYENSLQKNPNLSGRVSINFTIGQQGLVTLAQVNNSSMGHPPVENCIRDHLRSWKFPKPQGGVNVKVNYPFVLRRVSDT, from the coding sequence TTTCGTCACGACACTCAAAGAGTGGAAGCTATTTATGATTTAGGCCCATTAGTCGAAGAAAATATTTCTTTTACCTTGCTTGAAACCTTGGACAAACAAAGGTTTTCTTTAAATAAACGCTATCCTTTAAGCTTTATGAATAATCATATCAGTTTGGTTGCTGAATCTAAGAACATTTTGCGAAATGTGGATTTACCCAAAGACGATCCAGATCATTTTATCGAGATTTTAAAAAAAACCAGTGGGATCATGGTTTTTTTAGTCGCCTTTTTACTTATTGGAAGCATTTTAATCCCTAACATCAATGATCACAAAAAAAATGCGGACCCTTTGCCTTTACAAACCGTCACTGTCATTGACCGAAAATTAGTACCCCCCTCACTCCTCGTTAAACCTCTGGCCATCAAACCCTCTGCCTTGGTTCAACAGGCTCCAAAAAGAATCATTTTACCTAGAAAATTTTCTCGATCCCATTTACAAAAAAAGCAAATTAAACCCATCGCTATAACTCAGTTAGGTGCTCTGGGAGCCTTGGGGCAATTGAAAAAATCACCTCAACGTGGTGGACTTTCATTGAACCATTTTAAGACTTCAAAAGGAATTGGCCGTGGAGAAGGTCTTGAAGGCAGCGGTGGAATTCAAACTTCTCACTATGCTAAGGGAATGTTTTCAGCCCCCCTTGGCACTGGAAAAAATATTTATGGCGGCGGAGGCTATGGCAGCAAAGGTAAAGGTGGCGGGGCCAGCGGTTATGGAAAAATGGCCCTTGTTGGATCCTCTTCTTCATCAACGGCCTTCATTGAATCCATCGATAGCGAAGCCTGGAGCCAGGGTGGATTAGATAAAAATGCCATCGCCGCCGTGATTCAAAGACATCTAAGTGAAGTGCGATTTTGTTATGAAAATAGTTTACAAAAAAATCCAAATCTTTCGGGACGTGTTTCAATTAATTTTACAATTGGTCAACAAGGTCTTGTGACCTTGGCGCAAGTGAATAACTCAAGCATGGGTCATCCACCCGTAGAAAATTGTATCAGAGACCACCTGCGAAGTTGGAAGTTTCCAAAGCCGCAAGGCGGAGTAAACGTCAAGGTTAATTACCCTTTCGTTCTTCGCAGGGTCAGTGACACATGA